One window of the Brevundimonas goettingensis genome contains the following:
- a CDS encoding DUF3576 domain-containing protein, with translation MAPTQAMGKTLKRGAVFAAIAAGLLLSACGGVKVPFTGGPKPAKANPQTGIGVNAYLWRATLDTLSFMPLLTADPWGGVVNYDWYINPQTPNERFKATVFILDTRLRADALNVTVTKEVKDASGGWTAAPVAAQTETDLENAILTKARQLNLANAN, from the coding sequence ATGGCCCCCACTCAAGCGATGGGCAAGACCCTGAAAAGGGGCGCTGTGTTCGCCGCCATCGCCGCCGGCCTGCTGCTGTCCGCCTGCGGCGGCGTCAAGGTGCCCTTCACGGGCGGTCCCAAGCCCGCCAAGGCCAATCCCCAGACGGGGATCGGCGTGAACGCCTATCTGTGGCGCGCGACGCTCGACACCCTCAGCTTCATGCCGCTGCTGACCGCCGATCCGTGGGGCGGCGTGGTCAATTATGATTGGTATATCAATCCGCAGACCCCGAACGAGCGCTTCAAGGCCACGGTCTTCATCCTCGACACCCGTCTGCGCGCGGACGCCCTGAACGTGACCGTGACCAAGGAAGTCAAGGACGCCTCGGGCGGCTGGACCGCGGCCCCCGTCGCCGCCCAGACCGAGACCGACCTGGAAAACGCGATCCTGACCAAGGCGCGCCAGCTCAACCTCGCCAACGCGAACTGA
- the xth gene encoding exodeoxyribonuclease III: protein MTLRIATWNINSVRLRIDQVARFVAESGTDVLCLQEIKCLEDQFPRNAFAEMGLPYLRIAGQKGWHGVAIASRRPITDAPRLDICRNKHARVVSAVVEGVEIQNFYIPAGGDLPDRELNEKFDHKMDYYERLTAEMATRDRSKPLLLAGDFNIAPNEFDVWNHRYMSKVVSHTPGEVETLYRLQNAGGFNDVVRDAFPEPQKLASWWSYRAQDFRKSNRGLRLDHLWTSPGLTPKVVPGSAKIHDTVREWDQPSDHCPITVDLDV, encoded by the coding sequence ATGACCCTGCGCATCGCCACCTGGAACATCAACTCCGTCCGCCTCCGCATCGATCAGGTCGCCCGGTTCGTCGCCGAGAGCGGGACCGACGTCCTGTGCCTGCAGGAGATCAAATGCCTGGAGGACCAGTTCCCCCGGAACGCCTTCGCCGAGATGGGCCTGCCGTACCTGCGCATCGCCGGTCAGAAGGGCTGGCACGGCGTGGCCATCGCCAGCCGCCGCCCGATTACCGACGCGCCCCGGCTCGATATCTGCCGCAACAAGCACGCCCGCGTCGTCTCGGCGGTGGTCGAGGGCGTCGAGATCCAGAATTTCTACATCCCCGCCGGCGGCGACCTGCCGGACCGCGAGCTGAACGAGAAATTCGATCACAAGATGGACTATTACGAGCGGCTGACGGCCGAGATGGCCACGCGCGACCGCTCGAAGCCTCTGCTGCTCGCCGGTGATTTCAACATCGCCCCCAATGAGTTCGACGTCTGGAACCACCGTTATATGTCCAAGGTGGTCAGCCATACGCCGGGCGAGGTCGAGACCCTGTACCGGCTCCAGAACGCGGGCGGCTTCAACGACGTGGTCCGCGACGCCTTCCCCGAGCCGCAGAAGCTGGCCAGCTGGTGGAGCTATCGCGCCCAGGATTTCCGCAAGTCCAACCGCGGCCTGCGCCTCGACCACCTGTGGACCTCGCCCGGCCTGACGCCGAAGGTCGTCCCCGGCAGCGCCAAGATCCACGACACGGTCCGCGAATGGGACCAGCCTTCGGACCACTGCCCGATCACGGTCGATCTGGACGTCTAG
- a CDS encoding NtrZ family periplasmic regulatory protein yields the protein MRFGAIIAGLLSAAALMGLAGTASAQSAGSRSHAPAVSIAEAQAAQASQRANPPAQRRGLRWYDTGRWGLNFNLNQPVGRETQWGDVEAGAYYSVTPRLSVGAVGSVARADQDPARAPESESRSQPRIRLESIFKF from the coding sequence ATGCGGTTCGGCGCGATCATCGCAGGACTTCTGAGCGCGGCGGCCCTGATGGGACTGGCCGGAACGGCGTCGGCCCAGTCGGCCGGTTCGCGTTCGCATGCGCCTGCCGTTTCTATCGCCGAGGCCCAGGCCGCCCAGGCTTCCCAACGCGCCAATCCGCCGGCCCAGCGCCGCGGCCTGCGCTGGTATGACACCGGTCGCTGGGGTCTGAACTTCAACCTCAACCAGCCCGTCGGTCGCGAGACCCAGTGGGGCGATGTCGAGGCCGGCGCCTATTACAGCGTCACTCCCCGCCTGAGCGTCGGCGCCGTGGGCAGTGTCGCCCGCGCCGATCAGGACCCGGCCCGCGCGCCCGAATCCGAAAGCCGCTCGCAACCGCGCATCCGGCTGGAATCCATCTTCAAGTTCTAG
- a CDS encoding hydrogen peroxide-inducible genes activator — protein MLPTLRQLQYLKLLAEHASFSRAAEAAHVSQPALSAGVQELEKILGAPVVERTRGNVQLTAVGAEAVRRAEDVLARTEDLVEAARSAGRPLSGRFRLGVIPTVAPFLLPATLPGLKTAYPALRLFIREDLTPRLIAGLKAGQLDAAVIALPYEAHGIEHARIGDDEILAAAPADHVLAAPGAIQPGSLRGEDLILLEDGHCLRDQALAAFDIEAPKGDDVFAATSLHTLVQMVGSGLGVSFLPQMAVKAGLADTPSVVVRHIQPRAGALAPSREIVVAWRAGSSRAAEARLLAEAMQQDDQPAASTATQSNTAPGA, from the coding sequence ATGCTCCCGACCCTGCGCCAGCTCCAGTATCTGAAACTCCTGGCCGAGCACGCCTCGTTCAGCCGGGCGGCGGAGGCCGCGCATGTCAGCCAGCCGGCCCTCTCGGCCGGGGTGCAGGAGCTCGAGAAGATCCTCGGCGCTCCTGTGGTCGAACGCACCCGGGGCAATGTCCAGCTGACCGCCGTCGGCGCCGAGGCCGTCAGGCGCGCCGAGGATGTGCTGGCCCGCACAGAGGATCTGGTCGAGGCCGCCCGCAGCGCCGGCCGCCCCCTCTCGGGCCGTTTCCGTCTGGGCGTCATCCCGACGGTGGCCCCCTTCCTGTTGCCCGCCACCCTGCCGGGTCTGAAGACGGCCTATCCGGCCTTGCGGCTGTTCATCCGCGAGGACCTGACGCCACGCCTGATCGCGGGGCTGAAGGCGGGTCAACTCGACGCCGCCGTCATCGCCCTGCCCTATGAGGCCCATGGAATAGAACACGCCCGCATCGGCGACGACGAGATTCTCGCCGCCGCCCCCGCCGACCACGTCCTGGCCGCGCCGGGGGCCATCCAGCCGGGCTCGCTGAGGGGCGAGGACCTGATCCTGCTGGAAGACGGCCACTGCCTGCGCGATCAGGCGCTGGCCGCCTTCGATATCGAAGCCCCGAAGGGCGACGACGTCTTCGCCGCCACCAGCCTGCACACCCTGGTCCAGATGGTCGGATCGGGCCTCGGGGTGTCCTTCCTGCCCCAGATGGCCGTCAAGGCGGGCCTGGCCGACACCCCCTCGGTGGTGGTGCGGCATATCCAGCCCCGGGCGGGCGCCCTGGCCCCCAGCCGCGAGATCGTCGTCGCCTGGCGCGCCGGCTCCAGCCGCGCCGCGGAGGCCCGGCTGCTGGCCGAGGCCATGCAGCAGGATGATCAGCCGGCCGCGTCGACGGCGACCCAGTCGAACACGGCGCCGGGGGCCTGA
- a CDS encoding YggS family pyridoxal phosphate-dependent enzyme, with translation MPSSSPALQSTSTVAERVAAVRTRIDAVARSVGRDPACVTLTAVSKTQPPEAIDAILATGQRVFGENRVQEAEGRWSERSRALPNLELRLIGPLQSNKAGDAVAFFDVIETLDREKLARALAEQIQRQGRAPRMLVQVNTGAEPQKAGILPLEADAFIALAREIYGLTVEGLMAIPPAEEAPGLHFALLAKIAERNGLSVLSMGMSGDFETAIRFGATDVRVGTALFGERNSSEAPSIA, from the coding sequence ATGCCGTCGTCATCCCCCGCTTTGCAGTCGACGTCCACTGTCGCTGAACGCGTCGCGGCGGTGCGGACGCGCATCGACGCTGTGGCCCGTTCGGTCGGACGCGACCCGGCCTGTGTCACCCTGACCGCCGTCTCCAAGACCCAGCCGCCCGAGGCCATCGACGCCATTCTCGCCACCGGCCAGCGCGTCTTCGGCGAGAACCGGGTGCAGGAAGCCGAAGGGCGCTGGAGCGAGCGCAGTCGCGCCCTGCCCAACCTCGAACTGCGGCTGATCGGCCCGCTGCAGTCGAACAAGGCCGGAGACGCGGTCGCCTTCTTCGATGTGATCGAGACCCTGGACCGCGAGAAGCTGGCCCGGGCCCTGGCCGAACAGATCCAGCGTCAGGGCCGCGCGCCCCGGATGCTGGTTCAGGTCAATACCGGCGCCGAGCCGCAGAAAGCCGGGATACTCCCCCTGGAGGCCGACGCCTTCATCGCCCTGGCGCGCGAAATCTACGGCCTGACGGTCGAGGGGCTGATGGCCATCCCACCCGCCGAGGAGGCGCCCGGTCTGCATTTCGCCCTGCTGGCGAAGATCGCCGAACGCAACGGCCTTTCCGTCCTGTCGATGGGGATGAGCGGCGACTTCGAGACCGCGATTCGCTTCGGCGCGACCGATGTGCGGGTGGGAACGGCGCTTTTCGGGGAACGAAACTCTTCCGAAGCGCCCTCTATCGCCTGA
- the yczE gene encoding membrane protein YczE: protein MNTPIRPLVRRLIQLFLGLGLYGLSIALIVRADLGLDPWDVLNQGVFERFAGPAGISFGLVVNLIGLVVLLLWIPLRQMPGFGTVANVVVIGTVANVFLGWIPTDLPLVLRAGLLVAGIVLNGVASGAYIGAGLGPGPRDGLMTGIVRRTGWPVKWVRTAIEVAVVAVGWLLGGSVGVGTVIYALSIGPLVHRFLPMFTIPGPAPKASRDAPAESGLPRR from the coding sequence ATGAACACGCCGATCCGCCCTCTGGTCCGCCGCCTGATCCAGCTCTTCCTCGGCCTCGGCCTCTATGGGCTGTCGATCGCCCTGATCGTCCGGGCCGATCTGGGGCTCGATCCGTGGGACGTGCTCAACCAGGGCGTCTTCGAGCGGTTCGCCGGTCCGGCCGGGATCAGCTTCGGCCTCGTCGTCAATCTGATCGGGCTGGTGGTCCTGCTGCTGTGGATCCCGCTGCGTCAGATGCCCGGCTTCGGCACCGTGGCCAATGTCGTTGTCATCGGCACGGTCGCCAATGTCTTCCTCGGCTGGATCCCGACGGACCTGCCTCTGGTCCTGCGCGCCGGTCTGCTGGTCGCGGGCATTGTCCTCAACGGCGTGGCCAGCGGCGCCTATATCGGCGCAGGCCTCGGCCCCGGTCCGCGCGACGGGCTGATGACCGGCATCGTGCGCCGCACCGGCTGGCCGGTGAAATGGGTCCGCACCGCCATCGAGGTCGCCGTGGTCGCGGTCGGCTGGCTTCTGGGCGGCTCGGTGGGGGTTGGCACGGTGATCTATGCGCTCAGCATCGGACCCCTGGTCCACCGCTTCCTGCCGATGTTCACGATCCCGGGGCCGGCCCCTAAGGCGTCGCGGGACGCCCCAGCAGAATCCGGACTTCCTCGGCGGTGA
- a CDS encoding LolA family protein, with amino-acid sequence MTVSRRAFAFGTAALAGLAALPAAAQSGLSAEDRATLQTAQTYLQNLTSAQGTFVETGPNGQQRRGRFYLQRPGKMRFEYTDPAGLLVVSDGYNVKRYDPRLEVFRQVPLGATPLSTFLARNVRLDQGVRIDRVTRMPSGAFAITARDGSRPNDGSVILAFAGSPLRLQEWTITDAQGSRTRTQLTTLQPASGLAASLFQLRDPTRRPGRN; translated from the coding sequence ATGACCGTCTCACGCCGCGCTTTCGCGTTTGGAACCGCCGCCCTCGCGGGCCTCGCCGCCCTGCCGGCCGCCGCCCAGTCCGGGCTGTCCGCCGAGGATCGCGCTACCCTGCAAACGGCCCAGACCTATCTGCAGAACCTGACCTCGGCCCAGGGGACCTTCGTCGAGACCGGTCCCAACGGCCAGCAGCGCCGCGGCCGCTTCTATCTGCAGCGTCCGGGCAAGATGCGTTTCGAATACACCGACCCGGCCGGCCTGCTGGTCGTCTCGGACGGCTATAACGTCAAACGTTACGACCCGCGTCTGGAGGTCTTCCGCCAGGTGCCGCTGGGCGCCACCCCTCTGTCGACCTTCCTCGCCCGCAACGTCCGTCTGGATCAGGGTGTGCGCATCGACCGGGTGACCCGCATGCCCTCCGGCGCCTTCGCCATCACCGCGCGAGACGGCTCGCGCCCCAACGACGGCTCGGTGATTCTGGCCTTCGCCGGCAGCCCGCTCCGGTTGCAGGAATGGACCATCACCGACGCGCAAGGGAGCCGCACCCGTACGCAGCTGACGACGCTGCAGCCGGCGTCCGGCCTCGCCGCCAGCCTGTTCCAGCTGCGCGACCCGACGCGTCGTCCCGGTCGGAACTAG
- a CDS encoding GNAT family N-acetyltransferase, with translation MSADSELLALWTRGWALTRGVEPPAWDDGGWRVEVGAEDQMRRYVFAEAGEALARRAETITEAHVFLKVCAGEATARPLLPARWTLRPPGFLMTLDGAMAIGPDRDEGYRVEIGPDVRPGGPVVFCTVRDASGAEAGCGRAVIVDDRVVYDRILVEPAHQRRGLGGRIMRALETATGSLGKGALVATEDGQALYRTLGWRTVSPYTTAVIPD, from the coding sequence ATGAGCGCCGATTCCGAACTTCTCGCCCTCTGGACCCGGGGCTGGGCTCTGACGCGCGGCGTGGAGCCGCCCGCATGGGACGACGGCGGCTGGCGGGTCGAGGTCGGCGCCGAAGACCAGATGCGACGATACGTCTTCGCCGAGGCCGGAGAGGCTCTCGCGCGGCGCGCCGAGACGATCACCGAAGCCCACGTCTTCCTGAAGGTTTGCGCCGGCGAGGCGACGGCGCGGCCGCTGCTGCCCGCGCGCTGGACCCTGCGGCCGCCGGGCTTCCTGATGACGCTGGACGGAGCGATGGCGATCGGGCCGGACCGTGACGAGGGCTATCGGGTCGAGATCGGTCCCGATGTCCGGCCCGGTGGTCCGGTGGTCTTCTGCACCGTCCGCGACGCCTCGGGCGCCGAGGCCGGATGCGGGCGGGCGGTGATCGTGGACGACCGGGTCGTCTACGACCGGATCCTGGTCGAGCCCGCGCACCAGAGGCGAGGTCTGGGCGGGCGGATCATGCGGGCGCTGGAGACGGCGACGGGATCGCTGGGCAAGGGCGCCCTGGTGGCGACGGAGGACGGTCAGGCCCTGTACCGCACCCTCGGCTGGCGCACCGTGTCGCCCTATACGACCGCCGTCATTCCGGACTGA
- a CDS encoding transglutaminase-like cysteine peptidase yields MQKTFAFATFVAPVLATVLSFTAGAVSAETPRAQTIGRPVAAPAGFLDFCRRQPSECRASGQGAADDAQIQREASSLYWSNNFGGDGEAAVRSWRARAARQAASQAEIEYQSINETISGDSLDDVVGQTAEPLTISRAPQRLEMTEDAWRQVNTVNARANTRIAYTPDQTQYARPDYWSEAPAADAARGDCEDYVLTKRRELIASGVTPDALSVAIVRTPRGETHSVLIVATHDGDYVLDNINPRIVRWDQTGYRWVSRQAPGAVFDWVAVDAAG; encoded by the coding sequence ATGCAAAAGACCTTCGCTTTCGCCACCTTCGTCGCCCCCGTTCTGGCGACCGTTCTGTCGTTCACCGCCGGCGCCGTCTCGGCCGAAACGCCCCGCGCCCAGACGATCGGCCGGCCGGTCGCCGCCCCCGCCGGCTTCCTGGACTTCTGCCGCCGCCAGCCGTCGGAATGCCGTGCCTCCGGCCAGGGCGCCGCCGACGACGCCCAGATCCAGCGCGAAGCCTCGAGCCTGTACTGGTCGAACAATTTCGGCGGCGACGGCGAAGCCGCCGTCCGCAGCTGGCGCGCCAGGGCCGCCCGTCAGGCCGCCAGCCAGGCCGAGATCGAATATCAGTCGATCAATGAAACCATCTCGGGCGACAGCCTGGACGACGTCGTCGGCCAGACCGCAGAGCCGCTGACGATCTCGCGCGCGCCGCAACGTCTGGAGATGACCGAGGACGCCTGGCGTCAGGTCAACACCGTCAATGCCCGCGCCAACACCCGCATCGCCTATACCCCCGACCAGACCCAGTACGCCCGCCCCGACTATTGGAGCGAGGCTCCGGCCGCCGACGCCGCCCGTGGCGACTGCGAGGACTATGTCCTGACAAAGCGCCGCGAGCTGATCGCTTCCGGGGTTACGCCAGACGCCCTGTCGGTCGCCATCGTCCGGACACCGCGCGGCGAAACCCATTCGGTCCTGATCGTGGCGACCCACGACGGCGACTATGTTCTGGACAATATCAACCCGCGCATCGTCCGCTGGGACCAGACGGGCTACCGCTGGGTCTCGCGTCAGGCCCCCGGCGCCGTGTTCGACTGGGTCGCCGTCGACGCGGCCGGCTGA
- a CDS encoding response regulator transcription factor, with amino-acid sequence MPTPKTLLIIDDDDDLREALAEQLALHEEFRTVQAATATEGIRLGRELRADLILLDVDLPDMDGREACRLLRKDGVATPVIMLTAQDSDADTVLGLDAGANDYVTKPFRFAVLLARIRAHLRSHEQSEDAVFAIGPYSFRPAGKMLVDDKGKKIRLTEKETNILKYLYRAGAKPVSREELLTEVWGYNAGVTTHTLETHIYRLRQKIEPEPGAARLLLTDAGGYRLQP; translated from the coding sequence ATGCCCACGCCCAAGACCCTGCTGATCATCGACGACGACGACGACCTGCGCGAGGCTTTGGCCGAGCAGCTGGCGCTCCATGAAGAGTTCCGCACGGTCCAGGCCGCGACAGCCACCGAAGGCATCCGGCTGGGCCGCGAGCTGCGCGCCGACCTGATCCTGCTGGACGTCGACCTGCCCGACATGGACGGGCGCGAGGCCTGCCGCCTGCTGCGCAAGGACGGGGTCGCCACCCCGGTCATCATGCTGACGGCCCAGGACTCTGACGCCGACACGGTGCTGGGTCTGGACGCCGGGGCCAATGACTATGTCACCAAGCCCTTCCGCTTCGCCGTGCTGCTGGCCCGCATCCGCGCCCACCTGCGCAGCCACGAACAGTCGGAAGACGCCGTCTTCGCCATCGGCCCCTATTCCTTCCGCCCCGCCGGCAAGATGCTGGTCGACGACAAGGGCAAGAAGATCCGGCTGACGGAAAAAGAGACCAATATCCTCAAGTACCTCTATCGCGCGGGCGCCAAGCCCGTGTCGCGCGAGGAGCTGCTGACCGAGGTCTGGGGCTATAACGCCGGGGTCACGACCCACACCCTGGAAACCCACATCTACCGCCTGCGCCAGAAGATCGAGCCCGAGCCCGGCGCGGCGCGGTTGCTGCTGACCGATGCGGGCGGGTACCGGCTGCAGCCTTGA
- a CDS encoding thiamine phosphate synthase, with protein MDGSGTLSNEARILWDAARGLARETASVSAPLLFFTDPARTPEPWRTAERLPTGAGVVYRHFGARDAEAVARRLKAISLDRGLVLLIGLDAGLAEVVGADGVHLPQRALGQAEALRARRPDWLLTGAVHAVETPAPEALDAVVLSPIFPAGGASAVKPALGVEALTAMARRRPVYALGGVNVATVGGLTGSGACGIAGVDAIRSAFAS; from the coding sequence ATGGACGGCTCCGGAACCCTGTCGAACGAGGCGCGCATCCTTTGGGACGCGGCACGGGGTCTAGCCCGGGAGACGGCGTCTGTCAGCGCGCCCCTGCTCTTCTTCACCGATCCCGCCCGGACGCCCGAGCCCTGGCGGACCGCCGAACGGCTGCCGACCGGGGCGGGCGTTGTTTATCGCCACTTCGGCGCCCGCGACGCCGAGGCCGTAGCGCGGCGGTTGAAGGCGATTTCGTTGGATCGGGGGCTGGTTCTGCTGATCGGTCTGGACGCCGGTCTGGCCGAGGTGGTCGGGGCGGACGGCGTCCATCTGCCGCAGCGGGCGCTGGGTCAGGCAGAGGCCTTGCGGGCGCGCCGCCCGGACTGGCTGCTGACCGGCGCCGTCCATGCGGTGGAGACGCCGGCGCCCGAGGCTCTGGATGCGGTGGTGCTGTCGCCGATCTTTCCGGCGGGCGGCGCCTCGGCCGTCAAGCCGGCCCTGGGGGTGGAGGCGCTTACGGCGATGGCGCGGCGACGGCCTGTCTATGCCCTCGGCGGGGTCAATGTGGCGACCGTGGGGGGCCTCACAGGCTCAGGCGCGTGCGGGATCGCGGGAGTGGATGCGATCCGGTCGGCCTTCGCTTCCTAG
- the yczR gene encoding MocR-like transcription factor YczR, producing the protein MTPRLIRPVSLIRHLGVWRAPGAGPAWRQLAGALRLLILDGRLPLEARLPGERELAQALGLSRTTVSAAYGSLRDEGFLTGGQGAAARTGLPSTPGPRPVRSTLDPEAPEDLIDLTSAVLPADANVHAAYVRALERLPARLPGHGYESAGLEELREAVAAHYGRRGLPTSPGQILITHGAHNGLVHLLRLMVRPGDPVVIDHPTYPQALDAILAAGGRPLPVALPDNGEEGWDIEGLASACRSGAAMAYLVVDHHNPTGRLMRAAERNRLLTALKGTQTLLVLDETLVELTLSGDPAVSASTVDSPRIVRLGSMSKSVWGGLRIGWIRADRAVIQRLSQSRASLDLGVPVLEQLAAAELLTDGGAALSLRRPLLRARRDHLLKRLGEALPDWVCPRPVGGLSVWAQLPAPICSALTVAAAAEGLRLAAGPRFGVDGAFERRLRLPYTLPEERLDEAVERLARAAGKLAGARPPGRRQVADGPVY; encoded by the coding sequence ATGACACCGCGCCTGATCCGACCCGTTTCCCTGATCCGCCACCTCGGCGTCTGGCGGGCGCCCGGCGCGGGACCGGCCTGGCGACAGCTGGCCGGGGCGCTGCGGCTGCTGATCCTCGACGGCCGGCTGCCGCTGGAGGCGCGCCTGCCCGGCGAGCGGGAGCTGGCCCAGGCGTTGGGCCTGAGCCGGACCACGGTCTCGGCCGCCTACGGCAGCCTGCGCGACGAGGGCTTCCTGACCGGCGGTCAGGGGGCGGCGGCCCGCACCGGCCTGCCGTCGACGCCGGGGCCGCGTCCGGTGCGTTCGACGCTCGATCCCGAAGCGCCTGAAGATCTGATCGACCTGACCTCGGCCGTCCTGCCCGCCGACGCCAATGTCCATGCCGCCTACGTCCGGGCGCTGGAGCGGCTGCCCGCCCGCTTGCCGGGCCACGGCTATGAGAGCGCCGGACTGGAGGAGCTGCGCGAGGCTGTGGCGGCCCACTATGGACGGCGGGGCCTGCCGACCTCGCCGGGCCAGATCCTGATCACCCACGGGGCCCACAACGGACTGGTCCATCTGCTGCGACTGATGGTCCGGCCCGGCGATCCGGTAGTCATCGACCATCCGACCTATCCGCAGGCGCTGGACGCCATCCTCGCCGCCGGGGGGCGCCCCCTGCCCGTCGCCCTGCCGGACAATGGGGAAGAGGGCTGGGACATCGAGGGGCTGGCGTCTGCGTGCCGATCCGGCGCGGCCATGGCCTATCTGGTGGTCGATCATCACAATCCGACCGGACGACTGATGCGGGCAGCCGAGCGCAACCGGTTGCTGACGGCGCTGAAGGGGACACAGACCCTGCTGGTGCTGGACGAGACCCTGGTCGAGCTGACCCTTTCGGGCGATCCGGCGGTCAGCGCCTCGACCGTGGATTCACCGCGCATTGTGCGGCTGGGCTCCATGTCCAAGAGCGTCTGGGGCGGGTTGCGCATCGGCTGGATCCGCGCCGATCGGGCCGTGATCCAGCGCCTGTCCCAGAGCCGGGCCAGCCTGGATCTGGGCGTCCCGGTGCTGGAGCAGCTGGCGGCGGCCGAGCTGCTGACCGACGGCGGGGCCGCCCTGTCGCTCAGGCGGCCCCTGCTGCGGGCCCGCCGCGATCATCTGCTGAAGCGGCTGGGCGAGGCCCTGCCCGACTGGGTCTGTCCGCGCCCGGTCGGCGGCCTGTCGGTCTGGGCCCAGCTGCCCGCGCCGATCTGCTCGGCCCTGACGGTCGCGGCGGCCGCCGAGGGGCTGCGGCTGGCGGCCGGGCCTCGCTTCGGGGTCGACGGGGCGTTCGAGCGGCGCCTGCGCCTGCCCTACACCCTGCCCGAGGAGCGGCTGGACGAAGCCGTCGAACGACTGGCCCGCGCCGCCGGAAAGCTGGCCGGGGCGAGGCCGCCGGGACGACGACAGGTCGCCGACGGCCCGGTCTACTAG